In Sphaeramia orbicularis chromosome 5, fSphaOr1.1, whole genome shotgun sequence, the genomic stretch GAAATTCCAACATGGCCTAGTGTAATATCCAAATCCCAaaaattgcagtgtttttttgttaaaggtgAATTTTTCCATAGACTATTAAAAATAAAGCACTGAGAGGTGACCGGGCTTACATATTCTTCACACACGAAGAAACATGCTTATTTGGTACCTCAACAATAATTATATCAGTTTGTCAGGAAAAAATGCAATACAGAATTAATTTGTGACCCACTTGGCACATTTCAAAAATCaccattgtgtgttttttttatttcacttatttgTATTTTTGCTCATTGGTCAGCTCCAGTGTCATATAAAGGTTGACCCAAACAGTGTTTGATTAAATGTTGAATAACACTTTGAGTAAGTCCACAAATGTGGTGTTGTTTTGCTATTCCAAAGCTACAGAGTGGGCGGCCAAAGTTCTTGCAAGTGCTGAAACTGTTTAAGCCATCATCACAGAGATGTTGGACACAGTAAAATATTCAGAACAAATGGACGAGATGTAAGTCTGCCTGCAGCAGTGACATCTTTTCCTCTGAAGAATCCAGAGGAAAGATGTAGAACCATTATTAAAGGATGAATAACAATCCAAATCTTTTGTCTGCACTGTCTCATGGGTGGACTCCTACACATGAGGGCTAATATATCAGCAGGCTAATGTAAGAGGGTGATATTTATATTACTGCTGGTAGAAGTTTAACAGTCAAATATAGTAGGCTCCTACCCCTTGTCAGACAAGTAGGGTGAATAATTTATGGACTAATCCCTGCACCCCTGGCTTCAGCTCAGCATTATAATTATATTTCTCCATTTGTAGGAACAGTGACAGACACATATGGGTTCAGCTGCCTGGCATCTAAATATGACACAGCTTTGTAAGCATCTTTTTGCTTAGAGACTTAAACCAATGAAGTGATTATCTAGGCTGGCAAATCCTAATGAGTTTTCATTGTTTGCATGCAGATCACAGCAAAGTACCCTCTGAatctcagggtttttttttgcctctatCATATTACTAGTTTTACAAGCAGTGACTTGGCAGTAAACTTTTCTAAATGTTATATGGTGAAGTCATCTGCTTAGAGCCTCTGTGGCTGAAGTCATAAGTGACTTGCTTTAATTAACTCCAAATCCTCCTCACACCAGCCACTGTTTCACTCAGTAAATAGGCTGAAAAAGAATAGTGAGAAAACCCACATATGTAACACAGAGCTGAGAGAAAATTAGTCTTCTAACACATtattaaatttaaataattaaaattctGTTTGCAGaatacactgtgtgtgtgtgtgtgtgtgtgtctgtgtgtctgtgtgtgtgtgtgtgtgtgtgtgtgtgtgtgtgtgtgtgtgtaaggcttACATGATGGAAAGGTGCAAGGATAATGTGTGCAGTTTTAGGGAAACATCTGTGAGTAGAGCAGACACATAGCAGGTTTCTTGCTTGAAGGTGTAGGTCATTCTCACGTCCACAATGTACCATGATCAGCCCTCTGCTTTAATGCACCACAACTTACTTGGGAGTCATAACTGCTCTGCATTTAGGTCCTTAATCATGCAATCACTGTTTATATTCCATGTGATATCCTACTTAAGCTTTGACTGCATTACTGTAAGGCTTTCAGCGAGGAAACAAGTCACAGATTGGTCAATGTGTTCTAGTGTTTGTTACTGGGTCATGTGGTGACAGAGTACTGTCTCttctttcagcaccatggacagtgttTCAAGTTTGCAGTTGCTATAACAACACAAAGCCTACTGTTAATCCATAAAAGATTTTCAGTAATGTTTCCTTTTTTAAGAGTCTGTGGATCAGCTGGATCCTGTCCTCTGGAGGCATGTCTGTAGTGACATGCTACACCTTCaccatctgtgtgtgttttgtggcaGGGTTCTCTTTGTAAAGTCTTTGTAGAAACCGAAACACTTGTGTTAATCAATGATATCCTAAATGAGCAGTTACAGACATgcttttaataatttcttccattATGTTAAGAGAGCACAACCTGCTCATGTAAGCACCATGGAATCCATCAGTTATTCAACAATACGGTTAATGTTTAATGCTATTACATCTTGGTCGAAGTTCTCTCATATTTTATTATTAGTTTACTTGTGGGGATGGTTCATCTACAGTAGGTGGATCGAAGAAAAATGAGTCACACCTCCTCCCCTCCTGTATCTTCTAGCCAGCCACTGTTAAGCGTTGTCTAGTTCATTGTAAACACATATTCTGAAGCTTCAAATTAGACTTTAAAATTCATTTATTGTCACTGTCTAACACTTTCAGAGCAGCAACAAACATCTTTTTGCTGTCAAGTGTTAGTATAGAGCCCTGTAGTTTTCATTTTCAGCCTGCAGCTACTTTTATGTACCTGAATTTAACCTGGAGTTAATGTGGAGGGAAAAATAATGGGACACAACTCAATAAGAGAGATGGTTATTGTTTGTATGAGTAGGAATATATTCATTTGTTAAAAAGAATGGTATTTTCTAGAGCAGCAGATTTGACTGAAACACTCAAGTCAAGTGAGAAGGAGAGGCGAGAAATGATGTGCAGTATGAGCTGAGAATGTCCAGCTCTGCAGCAACGCTCATATCCAGGCCACTAGTTACTCTGATCCACTTTTGTACTGCAGTGTTTCTGTGCCCTTTAACAATAACCAGTGTCTATGGTTGATGTCAACCTGCACACATCAGCAGTGTaacatgattagtggatcaaaaacataaaaaacatgacgcTTCAGTCAGGCATCTCTGCACCAACCAATATCAACCATTAATTGGCTGCATAATTCATACATTTCTACAGAGAGCTCCTCTGTACAGTAAGACACCCACTGCTTTCTCCTGTGTTGCCCATGTTATTTTCGGCATTAGAAACTCAGTGTGAAATGTTTAGTGATTCCTTTTCCTTGTTACATGGGGTCCTCCTTCCTTCAGATTTTGTCTGCCTCACCAATTCCTCTGCCCTGGCTTACTAGGATTTTTCTTTCACTTTGTCTTTTCCCCTCAGACCAGAGCCTCATGGTCGTGGAGGCAGCTCTCAGCCAGGCCAGGCTGACTCTCCCCTCCCAGAACAGGATGAGGAAATCCTGGGCTCTGACGATGATGAGCAAGAGGACCCCAACGACTACTGCAGGGGTAGGAAACCCAGCATTGTTGTCAATACTACAGATATCTGATGTGCATGTATGTACTATATAATCGATGTATGTGCACACATATATTAGACATGCATAATTAAAGATTTGACCATATTGTCATTcactaatgtgtgtatgtcatttACCAATCAGGTGGATATCACCATGTAAAGATAGGAGATCTGTTCAATGGGAGATACCATGTGATCCGTAAACTGGGGTGGGGGCACTTCTCCACCGTGTGGCTGGCCTGGGACATCCAGTAAGTTTGCTTCTCAACTGGACTGTGTTTCTACAGTGCTCAGTTTTGTATTGATGAGTTTGAGCCTGTGAGAGATTCTGAGGGTGTTCGGTCCATCAGAGGTGGATTTCATTGTCAGACAAGCTTTGTTGCTGTAAACATATAAATGCTCAAGAATCCTAAATCCCACTGAAGGAAGTAATAATTGGTAACTGCATCTTGGTAGAACACATAAAAATAGAGATTTATAAGATGAGTAGCACAGGCTGTACTTTGGACTCATTATATTTTTGTGCCCTTTTATTTTCAGGGAGAAACGTTTTGTGGCCATGAAAGTGGTGAAAAGTGCTGAGCATTACACAGAGACGGCTCTGGATGAGATCAAGCTGCTCAAATCTGTAAGGCACACAGTCATGATCATAATGTCAAACATGTTTAAGTGTGCCAGTGCCTAATCATCTTTTTATACTCCTGTCTTACAGGTAAGAAACACAGATCCCAGTGACCCCAACAGAGAGAAGGTGGTGCAGCTCCTAGATGACTTCAAAATTTCTGGCATGAACGGCACTCGTATCCTTTTAGGGAGCAActttttgttgtctttgtttgttttcagtggcACATTTTTCCTGACAAATAATTACACAGCCCAAGTCTGAATGATGGATTCTGCAACACATTAAATGCACTTTTTGAGCACAAATTTAAGTGGGAGATTTAGTGAAGAAATGTCTGAAAACACACTGTGTTCTATAAACTCAGTGCCCTTAAATGCAGCACACTGATCAGTTCTCTGACTGAGCTAACCGGTAGTTAAAATGCTGGAGGCTTTACAGGACCTGTCATTATGTGTCATTTTGTGAGGGGAAAACAACGGTACAAGCAACAACTTTACTTACTTGACATCCCTCCATTTTTCCTCCCCTACAGTTCCTGTCTTTTTTGATGGCACACAGATCACACTCATTATGTCCAAATAGCTGTTGTGAACAACCAGGGAAGGCTGGAACCACAACACTTGAATTTACCTCATCCTTGTTATTGTCCTTGAAGATCACATTTGTCTGCATTACTTAAAAAATTAGCACATCTAAGCCATCTAAGTGTAACAAAATTAATGACTTTAAATAACAGTTAAAGTATACAATTTTAGTGCCAGTCCTGTGGCTGTCTTGTACAAAGTACACCCCCTCACTCTTCTGCTATTTGTGGTTCACAGATGCTTGCTTGGTGTTTGGCTGGGTGCATGTATTGGCACTTCTTTACTGATAGAGTCCTGATGTACTGACATGTCGTGCATCCTTGTATCTCCCATGCCATCCACTCTGCAGCTGTGTGTGCAGGCATTGTGCCCAGACATCCTCTGGAAAATTTGTAGTTAAGAGATTGTATTCataacactgctctacaatttcttagaaaatatctgcttcagacattaaatgtgctaaattttacatacttttgtaagatgaatcagaaaacaaattacaaaagtgctggttaactCATGtttccaatacacacacacacacacacacacacacacacacacacacacacacacacatatatacatatatatatatatatatatatatatatatatatatatatatatatatatatatatatatatatatatatatatatacatatatatatatatatatatatatatacatatatatatatatatatatatatatatatatatatatatatatatatgatggtgtgttattacacatatatgttggtttatggggcatccaataaccgaagggttggcggttcgaatcccgctctgtccatgtgctgttgtgtccttgggcaagacactttaacCTCCTTGCCTccggtgctgctactcacactggtgtatgaatgtttggtggtggttggagcggccgtaggcgcagattggcagccccgcttccatcagtctgccccagggcagctgtggctacaaatgtagtttaccaccaccagagtgagaatgtggaagcgaatgaataatggatcctctgtacgcgctttgagtatgcgttcatagaaaagtgctatataaatctaatccattattattatgtacatttatacaatggatttataaatattccactagaaagaacctgaaaagtgaatttattgcaatttgcagagtgcagacactgttttgaggtagatttGGTAGCTccgagacaaacattccttttgaataaaacccattctctcattaattttcagaatttcacattttgacccaagactgtatcttagaaactacaaccaactagcacTTTGGACTTACTTTTTCTTTATTAGAGACTCAAATTTGGTgaagtttatttttattctggaagcattttacttgtaggtCAGTGTAATCACAGAAGCAGTGTTTGTAGCAATACACAGACAGTGATGTGTATTTGAAAAAGACTTATCAAGATTATTTGTTGCTGAAAATCAACAATTTGATTGTAAATATCCCAATATAAAAGCAAAAATCAATATTGAAGTCCCCAATAAGCTAACACATTTATTTGGATTAAATGTCTTTTGAGAAGTGTGGTTACAGCTGTCCTTAACCCAGTATTTCTTCAGATGTCTGCATGGTGTTTGAGGTGCTGGGCTACCACTTACTGAAGTGGATCATCAAGTCAAATTATCAAGGcctacctttgtcctgtgtcaAAAGTATCATCCATCAGGTATAGTATAGATACATAGTCCAACCACAGCATGAAAAGTAAatcatttcaaatatttattcatATGGAGCTCAATTCATCATTTCCCTTTACAACAAGCTTTGTGCTGATtccttttcattcttttctgcaGGTCCTGCAGGGTTTAGACTACCTCCACACCAAATGTAAAATCATCCACACAGACATCAAACCAGAGAACATTCTGCTGACTGTCAACGAACCCTACATCAAGAAGATGGCTGCTGAAGCTACGCAGTGGCAGAAGACTGGTACCGCACCTCCCTCGGGTTCTGCAGGTCACAACCTTTCTCTCAGTTTGCACTCCACTAAGCAAGTTCTGAGGTTTGATCGGCATGTTGCTGACAACCAGGAGGTTTGCCTTTTAGGCTTATCAGCAGGTTCAGTGCCTATTAGTGTTTGACTGACATATTACTTAGTTGGTGGTTCACTTTAACAATCACCatcaatattcataaaaaatattctgACATCAGTTAAACAGTGAATTTAATTAGTACGCTGTCTGAAAATTGCATTATGAGTGAGCACAAGACTGTAATCAAGTTGGTATTAAGTTGATTTTAAATCTCTTGGGTATAATGatgtaaatgttcaaaaatgtgtGGATTTGGACATGAAAGCATGAGAAAGTTTCTAATAAAAGACGAGCGCTAAGCTGTGTGTCAGTATGAGTCACCACTGGATTGGTTATGGAAATTACCAGTTTGCTCAGAGGAGTGTGTGACTCCGACTGTGTCTGGTGCCTCTGCAGAGACGATCTATTAGTACAGCTTGGTGTGAATCAACTCAGCCACCCGAGCAGAATGCTAATTATAAACAGGATGGATATGTCACATATGTCTCGCACCAATGTAATCCTCTGATTTTTGCTTTTCCCTGCAGTGAGCACAGCCCCAGCACCAAAAccagtaagttttgttttgtttttttttttaaccacttggAGCGTTCCAgggactttttgcattttgaTGTTATTTAGCCTACGGACTCCTCTCCCCTAAAGCTACTTTGTCTTCTCATCTCCTTCCAGTTGGCTAAAATGTcaaagaacaaaaagaagaagatgaagaagaaacagaagaaacaggcGGAGCTGCTAGAGAAGAGGATCCAGGAGATGGAGGGAGGAGCAACAAATGACGTAGTGGACGACGAAGAGGATGAGGAAACAACAGAGACCACCGAAGATACAACTTCTTCAGCCACACTCTCCACATCTGCCACATTGCAAGATATCGTAAACCATGTTATCACAGGTAATTGATCAGACACAGGACAGTGGAAGagatgaaaaaaataactgtTGTCAAGAGGAAAGGCTGTTTATATATTGTGTTTATACATCTGTATTGTCTATAATTAAAATGcaataataagaataaaacaaaattttTGCTTCCAGGGTTCTTAATGAAAACAAGACATAGTAGATGACATTGAGAAGGTGCATGGAATCATGGGAGTTTTGGTTTTCACTGCCAGTGTCAGTCATGAGTCATGTTTGCAGATGAGATCATCCTCATAATGACATTGCATTTAGTGATGTGCAGTATATTCACACATTGTCATGTTAACGACATTAGTAACATAAACATTAAGGGGATATGACGTCATTGACAACCAAATGAAACAGACTGTTACAtttattaaattacagatttctcTTCACTTACACATTGATAAAATGTAAGTTCACGGGTCAAGAGAATATATGACATAGgcctctgctctttttttttttttttttgatgtaactTATTGGACATATAATGACTTTAAATATATACTCTACTCATTTAATTGTCACTCCACTTTGTCACAGACTCTACCCCTGATGAACAGCCCCAACAGATGCCAGAAGGAAATGAACAGAGAGATGAGTCAGCCGAAGAGGAGAACCGGATGGAAGTGAACTGCAACGGCCGTGCCCCCACGCCGGAGAGTGAGGCTGTCGAGGAGATCCAAACACACGGGACCAAGCAGCTTTCAGAGGAACAAGAGGACCAACAGAACGCAAACCAGACAAACGCTAATACAGAAACCCATGACATACTAGGTAACAAAGACGACCATCAGACCTGCAATGGTTCACCTGCAGACCCACCACAGGACCTACAGCCGCTGCCCGCTTCCCTCAACCCAGACTCTGTCACTGTAGAACTTACAGAGGAAAACGATGAACAGAAAAAGAAGGAAGGGGAAATGGACATTCAAGGGGAGATCAAGACACAGGATGAAGAGCAGGACAGTGAGAATGGTCAGTTTAAAAGAAAGTTGTGATGATACAGCTGGGTGCAGTTATTACCATTCTGCCAGTTTAGATTTTATTAGTTTCCTCCCCTGTGTCTCATTTTTGTTCCTGTACCTTCCCTGCTTTTCTAACTCATCATCTTCTGTCCTCATCTTCCCTCCCCTCTTGCCCTCATTAACAGGAGCGTCAGGCAGTTTGTTAGTAAACCCCCTGGAGCCTCTCAATGCTGACAAGCTGCAGGTTAAGATTGCTGACCTTGGCAATGCCTGCTGGGtggtaagtgaaaaaaaaaaatgttagcattttttatttttcaatgaaaGATTCTTAAATGAAACTCACAGGCCCCACAGTTGATGCCATGGTATTCATAATTTCTCCCTTGTTTCCTAGCATAAGCACTTCACAGACGACATCCAGACACGGCAGTATCGGTCCCTAGAGGTGCTGATGGGATCCGGGTACAGCACACCAGCAGACATCTGGAGCACAGCATGCATGgtacaacacaacacacatgtaGATCTGACAGCTACTGGTGTTATTTAAACTGTACCTTGTTTAATTTTCATTGATATCTCCTTAAGGGGGCTATAGTCAATATGCTTGATTAACTGTTCGATTGCCAATAGGGGTGAATCAAGCGAAATTCACCACCAACTCTGCTGAGCCGTAGAACAGCAGAACTGTATTGTAGCTCATTGCCCTGATTTAATGGCCCATAACTTAACTGTTTTCATTTGAAGTGGGCAGAACAATGATTTCTTTCACTTTTAAGAATCTACAGACTTACCCTCAGCATTTAGTCATCATGTCAACCTACATATTTGGAATCATCCTATGAACACAGTAATCAGATCTTTGTCATTTTAGCCCTCTTACTGTGAAGAGAAAACGGATACAGGAGAATGacaataatttgtttttttttcccacaggcATTTGAATTAGCTACAGGAGATTATTTGTTTGAACCCCACTCTGGAGAAGACTATTCCAGAGATGAAGGTTAGTATCTGCTTCCCCTGAGGTAGTTACCGCCTAAATAATTTAACTGGATAATGACTGAATTAGACAACAGGATTAAATGAAAACACATGCAGATTCACTTGGGGAATTGTGAAATGTAGTTCTACTTGAccattcatttaatttgttgtttgGTTTGCTGCTTTAtcagctgtgtttgtgttttttcctcctccctGTAGATCACATAGCGCTAATCATTGAACTGCTAGGAAAAGTTCCCCGCAAGCTGATCCTGTCAGGCAAATACTCCAAGGAGTTTTTCACCAAGAAAGGTAAACATACCTGCCCAGCCCCCAGCTGTCTGCCAACTTACATCAAGCACCTTCTTAGAATATTCTCAGGTATTTGGTACAAAAGTTACTATTTCAGCCTGAGCACCTGATGGCTCCAGGGGGCAGCCATCTGCTCAGTCTGAGGACACAACCTGCCAACCAGATTCAGTGCAGTTATTTTAAGATCATACAGGTGGTGCTGTTTATTTACTGAGGTCAAAATACCAGTTGACACTGAAGTTAACTTCTGATTTGGCAGTTAAGGAGAAACTGGAGGGAAGTTAACTTGTACTAATTCTGTGTTAGACATTTTAGGTAAAGCTTTGATACTGTTTGAAGGTCACTGACATTGTGGAACTTGTATTTGTGAAAACAGTAATGAGTTTTAACTGCTTTTTCCACACCTAGACCATAGTAGACCATGTTTAAATGTAAAaccacttatttttagacagtttaACTCGATTATCCTGTAGATGCTAGACATGATTGAAAGATTTGTTAAACTTCTATTCTGTTTGATTCATCTTTTTTTCACATCTTAACCACATCAGACCAGGTCTAGCTGTTCATTTCTCTCACCTTCCCCTTAACTGTCAAAATGAATACAAACTTGAGCatttacttttatgacagttaacATTTTTATACTGAACAATAATATTGTATGTGCCTTTTCTTCAGGTGATCTGCGTCACATCACCAAGCTGAAGCCATGGGGTCTTTTTGATGTGTTGGTAGAAAAGTATGAGTGGTCCAAAGAGGAGGCGCACTCCTTCAGCAGCTTCCTGCTGCCCATGCTGGACCTGGTACCTGAAAGGAGGGCCACCGCGGCCCAGTGCCTCTCGCATCCATGGCTTGTATCCTAGAGGCAATCCATGCACATGGCCATACTCTCATTGTAAAAGGATAAATTAGTTTGAAGACTTGAAATCATTCACTAAAAAAGATTCATGTCTACAAGAGCTGGTGACTGCATCGTGCCTGCATCCTCCAGTCACCATTCAGAAGCTACCGACATACTTGCGTATACACAATATGCTGAGTCTTGTTAATGGTTACACTGGTTATAGAAGGAAGTCTTTTCCCTCAATatatggctctttttttttttactggctgCATAGACTTATCTACTGGCTCTGTTATAATCCTATTTTTTTCCCTGACTCCAGCTTCTCCACTGTGCATTATATTGTCTGATCTTGTGGAATTTTTAGCTATAGATAACAGACTGGGTTGGATTTCAAAGAATGTTGCACTTGTCTAAAAAATGCAGAAGAAAGCAGGATGTTCACCGCCATGAAAATCACATACTGTTAACATTAGATCATTGACAAGTCTGTCTTGCTCCTTAATGTTGGCAGCTTTGATGCCTTTGGCTGTCAAATGTGTGTGAAGTTCTCAGAAATATAACTGCATAACGTTAACTGGCATGAAGCAAGACTAGAAATCTTCTTGGTACAGTTAAGTTCGCTTTCTCCTTCTAACCTTTGTACATTTGTATACAAGCATAACAGCAGGATGATGAGGCATAGATTTCATACACAGCATCATGTACCAGGTCTGAAAACAGACAGATATGATGTTCTATCATTTAGGAGAACCAAACTGTGAgctcagatttttctttttacaggtattcttaatgtaaacattgttttatgttatttaaaaaaagcaCTTGGCACAAAATAACGTGAACAATATTCAGATTCCTTCTTTACTTCTTGCATGAGGCAACAGAAGAGAGGCAGTTTCATACCTTGATCATTCTCTCCTGTTAAGGTGTTAAAACGTCACTTTTA encodes the following:
- the srpk1b gene encoding SRSF protein kinase 1b isoform X3 — its product is MQARKKRTRPRKPGKKPEPHGRGGSSQPGQADSPLPEQDEEILGSDDDEQEDPNDYCRGGYHHVKIGDLFNGRYHVIRKLGWGHFSTVWLAWDIQEKRFVAMKVVKSAEHYTETALDEIKLLKSVRNTDPSDPNREKVVQLLDDFKISGMNGTHVCMVFEVLGYHLLKWIIKSNYQGLPLSCVKSIIHQVLQGLDYLHTKCKIIHTDIKPENILLTVNEPYIKKMAAEATQWQKTGTAPPSGSAVSTAPAPKPLAKMSKNKKKKMKKKQKKQAELLEKRIQEMEGGATNDVVDDEEDEETTETTEDTTSSATLSTSATLQDIVNHVITDSTPDEQPQQMPEGNEQRDESAEEENRMEVNCNGRAPTPESEAVEEIQTHGTKQLSEEQEDQQNANQTNANTETHDILGNKDDHQTCNGSPADPPQDLQPLPASLNPDSVTVELTEENDEQKKKEGEMDIQGEIKTQDEEQDSENGASGSLLVNPLEPLNADKLQVKIADLGNACWVHKHFTDDIQTRQYRSLEVLMGSGYSTPADIWSTACMAFELATGDYLFEPHSGEDYSRDEDHIALIIELLGKVPRKLILSGKYSKEFFTKKGDLRHITKLKPWGLFDVLVEKYEWSKEEAHSFSSFLLPMLDLVPERRATAAQCLSHPWLVS
- the srpk1b gene encoding SRSF protein kinase 1b isoform X2 gives rise to the protein MERKVLVMQARKKRTRPRKPGKKPEPHGRGGSSQPGQADSPLPEQDEEILGSDDDEQEDPNDYCRGGYHHVKIGDLFNGRYHVIRKLGWGHFSTVWLAWDIQEKRFVAMKVVKSAEHYTETALDEIKLLKSVRNTDPSDPNREKVVQLLDDFKISGMNGTHVCMVFEVLGYHLLKWIIKSNYQGLPLSCVKSIIHQVLQGLDYLHTKCKIIHTDIKPENILLTVNEPYIKKMAAEATQWQKTGTAPPSGSAVSTAPAPKPLAKMSKNKKKKMKKKQKKQAELLEKRIQEMEGGATNDVVDDEEDEETTETTEDTTSSATLSTSATLQDIVNHVITDSTPDEQPQQMPEGNEQRDESAEEENRMEVNCNGRAPTPESEAVEEIQTHGTKQLSEEQEDQQNANQTNANTETHDILGNKDDHQTCNGSPADPPQDLQPLPASLNPDSVTVELTEENDEQKKKEGEMDIQGEIKTQDEEQDSENGASGSLLVNPLEPLNADKLQVKIADLGNACWVHKHFTDDIQTRQYRSLEVLMGSGYSTPADIWSTACMAFELATGDYLFEPHSGEDYSRDEDHIALIIELLGKVPRKLILSGKYSKEFFTKKGDLRHITKLKPWGLFDVLVEKYEWSKEEAHSFSSFLLPMLDLVPERRATAAQCLSHPWLVS
- the srpk1b gene encoding SRSF protein kinase 1b isoform X1, with amino-acid sequence MWLLDWIFSINTAVVKLASGLTCKPEPHGRGGSSQPGQADSPLPEQDEEILGSDDDEQEDPNDYCRGGYHHVKIGDLFNGRYHVIRKLGWGHFSTVWLAWDIQEKRFVAMKVVKSAEHYTETALDEIKLLKSVRNTDPSDPNREKVVQLLDDFKISGMNGTHVCMVFEVLGYHLLKWIIKSNYQGLPLSCVKSIIHQVLQGLDYLHTKCKIIHTDIKPENILLTVNEPYIKKMAAEATQWQKTGTAPPSGSAVSTAPAPKPLAKMSKNKKKKMKKKQKKQAELLEKRIQEMEGGATNDVVDDEEDEETTETTEDTTSSATLSTSATLQDIVNHVITDSTPDEQPQQMPEGNEQRDESAEEENRMEVNCNGRAPTPESEAVEEIQTHGTKQLSEEQEDQQNANQTNANTETHDILGNKDDHQTCNGSPADPPQDLQPLPASLNPDSVTVELTEENDEQKKKEGEMDIQGEIKTQDEEQDSENGASGSLLVNPLEPLNADKLQVKIADLGNACWVHKHFTDDIQTRQYRSLEVLMGSGYSTPADIWSTACMAFELATGDYLFEPHSGEDYSRDEDHIALIIELLGKVPRKLILSGKYSKEFFTKKGDLRHITKLKPWGLFDVLVEKYEWSKEEAHSFSSFLLPMLDLVPERRATAAQCLSHPWLVS
- the srpk1b gene encoding SRSF protein kinase 1b isoform X4 yields the protein MGIRASCRPEPHGRGGSSQPGQADSPLPEQDEEILGSDDDEQEDPNDYCRGGYHHVKIGDLFNGRYHVIRKLGWGHFSTVWLAWDIQEKRFVAMKVVKSAEHYTETALDEIKLLKSVRNTDPSDPNREKVVQLLDDFKISGMNGTHVCMVFEVLGYHLLKWIIKSNYQGLPLSCVKSIIHQVLQGLDYLHTKCKIIHTDIKPENILLTVNEPYIKKMAAEATQWQKTGTAPPSGSAVSTAPAPKPLAKMSKNKKKKMKKKQKKQAELLEKRIQEMEGGATNDVVDDEEDEETTETTEDTTSSATLSTSATLQDIVNHVITDSTPDEQPQQMPEGNEQRDESAEEENRMEVNCNGRAPTPESEAVEEIQTHGTKQLSEEQEDQQNANQTNANTETHDILGNKDDHQTCNGSPADPPQDLQPLPASLNPDSVTVELTEENDEQKKKEGEMDIQGEIKTQDEEQDSENGASGSLLVNPLEPLNADKLQVKIADLGNACWVHKHFTDDIQTRQYRSLEVLMGSGYSTPADIWSTACMAFELATGDYLFEPHSGEDYSRDEDHIALIIELLGKVPRKLILSGKYSKEFFTKKGDLRHITKLKPWGLFDVLVEKYEWSKEEAHSFSSFLLPMLDLVPERRATAAQCLSHPWLVS